A stretch of Cucumis sativus cultivar 9930 chromosome 2, Cucumber_9930_V3, whole genome shotgun sequence DNA encodes these proteins:
- the LOC101220536 gene encoding pentatricopeptide repeat-containing protein At1g10270 — protein MSPYRFLLRSLRRSSTSPSHAPALTTIAPLNQHIPPSSQTSSPISLLLARSFSFSSAEEAAAERRRRKRRLRIEPPLHALRRDNYPPPQRDPNAPRLPDSTSALVGPRLNLHNRVQSLIRAGDLDAASSVARHSVFSNTRPTVFTCNAIIAAMYRAKRYSDAIALFQFFFNQSNIVPNVVSYNNLINAHCDEGRVDVGLEVYRHIIANAPFSPSAVTYRHLTKGLIDAGRIEEAVDLLREMLNKGHGADSLVFNNLISGFLNLGNLEKANELFDELKERCLVYDGVVNATFMDWFFNQGKEKEAMESYKSLLDRQFKMVPATCNVLLEVLLKHEKKTEAWTLFDQMLDNHTPPNFQAVNSDTFNIMVNECFKHGKFAEAVETFRKVGTQPKSRPFAMDVAGYNNIIARFCEQGMMADAETFFAELCSKSLSPDVPTHRTLIESYLKIEQIDDALRVFNRMVDVGLRVVASFGNMVFGELIKNGKAADCAQILTKMGERDPKPDPTCYDVVIRGLCNEGALDASRELLDQIMRYGIGLTPTLEEFVKEAFVKAGRHEEIERLLNMNKWGHAAYRPLSGPPRISQSQVPPQMGGPLQGPPQMAEPNWRPSINPQARGTYSSPQMSSPSHFQSGSPQTTGSNYFQSGSVQMTKSQHSSFNPPPMEEHHSQQPPQMTEANWRPSINPQARGSYSSPQMSNPSHFQSGSPQTTGSNYFQSGSAQMTKPQHSSFDPPPMEEHHSRQPSQMAEPSWRPSINPQARGSYSSPQMSSPSHFQSGPPQTTCSNYFQSGSAQMTKPQHSSFDPRPMEEHHSQQTPQMGEPNWRPYTNPQARGSYGPSSPQMSGPSYFQSRSSQMTGHNYFQSESTQMTRPQQPSSDAVSIEEQYHSEQPPQMAGQSAI, from the coding sequence ATGTCACCTTACCGCTTCCTCCTACGCTCTCTCCGCCGCTCTTCAACCTCTCCTTCACATGCCCCTGCTCTTACCACCATTGCTCCTCTCAACCAACATATTCCACCCTCCTCTCAAACTTCTTCTCCCATCTCACTTCTCCTTGCCCgctcattttccttttcctctgCCGAAGAAGCTGCTGCCGAAAGACGCCGTAGAAAGCGCCGTCTTCGTATTGAACCGCCTCTCCATGCACTTCGTCGCGACAACTACCCTCCCCCTCAGCGTGATCCCAATGCCCCTCGTCTTCCTGACTCCACATCCGCTCTTGTGGGGCCTCGTCTTAATCTTCACAATCGTGTTCAATCCCTGATTCGTGCTGGTGATCTTGATGCGGCTTCTTCAGTCGCTCGTCATTCTGTGTTTTCCAATACTCGCCCCACGGTTTTCACTTGTAACGCTATTATTGCTGCTATGTATCGGGCTAAGAGGTATAGTGATGCGATTGCATTGTTTCAGTTCTTCTTTAACCAGTCGAATATAGTTCCCAATGTGGTGTCgtataataatttgattaatgCTCATTGCGATGAGGGCCGTGTTGATGTGGGTCTTGAGGTTTATCGTCATATTATTGCAAATGCTCCGTTCAGTCCTTCCGCAGTGACTTATCGGCATTTGACTAAGGGATTGATTGATGCTGGGAGGATTGAGGAGGCTGTGGATCTTCTGCGGGAAATGCTGAATAAAGGGCATGGCGCTGATTCGTTggttttcaataatttgatttctgGGTTTCTGAATTTGGGGAATTTGGAGAAGGCGAATGAACTGTTTGATGAGTTGAAGGAGAGGTGTTTGGTTTATGATGGAGTTGTGAATGCTACGTTCATGGATTGGTTTTTCAATCaagggaaagaaaaggagGCCATGGAATCGTACAAGTCGTTACTTGATAGGCAATTCAAGATGGTTCCAGCGACTTGCAATGTGTTGTTAGAGGTTTTGCTTAAGCATGAAAAGAAAACGGAGGCTTGGACATTGTTTGATCAGATGTTGGATAACCACACTCCACCAAATTTCCAAGCAGTTAATTCAGATACGTTCAACATAATGGTTAATGAATGCTTTAAGCATGGCAAGTTCGCAGAGGCAGTGGAGACTTTCAGGAAGGTGGGAACTCAACCAAAGTCAAGGCCTTTTGCTATGGACGTTGCAGGGTATAATAATATCATTGCAAGGTTTTGTGAACAGGGAATGATGGCAGATGCAGAGACTTTCTTTGCTGAACTTTGCTCGAAATCCTTGTCCCCTGATGTCCCAACTCACAGGACACTTATAGAATCTTATTTAAAGATTGAGCAGATTGATGATGCATTGAGAGTTTTTAACAGAATGGTTGATGTTGGTTTGAGAGTTGTTGCTAGCTTTGGAAATATGGTATTTGGTGAATTGATTAAGAATGGCAAGGCAGCTGACTGTGCTcagattttaacaaaaatgggAGAGCGGGATCCTAAACCGGATCCCACATGCTACGACGTTGTGATTAGAGGGCTATGCAATGAAGGTGCGTTGGATGCTAGTCGGGAGTTGCTTGACCAGATAATGAGGTATGGTATTGGCCTCACTCCCACACTTGAGGAATTTGTTAAAGAGGCATTTGTAAAGGCTGGTCGGCATGAAGAGATTGAAAGATTgctaaatatgaataaatggGGACATGCTGCTTATCGCCCCCTATCTGGACCCCCAAGAATTTCACAATCTCAGGTACCACCTCAAATGGGAGGACCACTGCAAGGACCCCCTCAAATGGCAGAGCCAAATTGGCGGCCTTCTATAAACCCTCAAGCTAGAGGAACTTATTCCTCACCTCAAATGTCAAGTCCTAGTCATTTTCAATCAGGTTCGCCTCAAACGACAGgttctaattattttcaatcagGATCGGTTCAAATGACAAAATCCCAGCATTCATCATTCAATCCACCCCCAATGGAAGAACATCACTCGCAACAACCCCCTCAAATGACAGAAGCAAATTGGCGGCCTTCTATAAACCCTCAAGCTAGAGGAAGTTATTCCTCACCTCAGATGTCAAATCCTAGTCATTTTCAATCAGGTTCTCCTCAAACGACAGgttctaattattttcaatcagGATCGGCTCAAATGACAAAACCACAACATTCATCATTTGATCCACCCCCAATGGAAGAACATCACTCACGACAACCCTCTCAAATGGCAGAACCAAGTTGGCGGCCTTCTATAAACCCTCAAGCTCGAGGAAGTTATTCATCACCTCAGATGTCAAGTCCTAGTCATTTTCAATCAGGACCGCCTCAAACGACATgttctaattattttcaatcagGATCGGCTCAAATGACAAAACCACAACATTCATCATTTGATCCACGCCCAATGGAAGAACATCACTCACAACAAACCCCTCAAATGGGAGAACCAAACTGGCGACCTTACACAAACCCTCAAGCCAGAGGAAGTTATGGCCCTTCATCACCTCAGATGTCAGGTCCTAGTTATTTTCAATCAAGATCATCTCAAATGACAggtcataattattttcaatcgGAATCGACTCAAATGACAAGACCACAACAGCCATCATCTGATGCGGTCTCAATAGAAGAACAGTATCACTCAGAACAACCCCCTCAAATGGCTGGCCAAAGCGCAATTTGA